The genomic DNA CACCTCACGGCGGCCCAAAAGCGGCCAGAAACAGGCTAGGCGGCGACCGGCTGCTTCGTGTCCGCCGTAGGGGCGGATATGCCCTCCGGCGCTCCGGGGGCCGTGCTGCCGGCGGCCGGCTTGCGCATGCCCTTCAGTACGACGACCAGGGCGGCGGTGACGCACATGCCGACCGCGATGGCGATCAGGTAGAAGAACGCGTGCCCGATCAGCGGGACCACGAAGATGCCGCCGTGCGGGGCGCGCAGGGTCGCGCCGAACGCCATCGACAGGGAACCGGTGATCGCGCCGCCCACCATCGAGGACGGGATGACGCGCAGCGGGTCGGCCGCCGCGAACGGGATCGCGCCCTCGGAGATGAAGGAGGCGCCGAGCACCCAGGCGGCCTTGCCGTTCTCGCGCTCGGTCTCGGTGAAGAGCTTGCCGCGCACGGTCGTGGCCAGGGCCATCGCCAGCGGCGGGACCATGCCGGCCGCCATCACCGCGGCCATGATCTTCATCGCGGAGTCACTGGGGTTGGAGACCGCGATGCCCGCCGTGGCGAAGGTGTACGCGACCTTGTTGACCGGGCCGCCGAGGTCGAAGCACATCATCAGGCCGAGCAGGGCGCCCAGCAGGACGGCGTTCGAGCCGCTGAGGCCGTTCAGCCAGTCGGTCATGCCCTTCTGCGCCGAGGCAATCGGTTTCCCGATGACCACGAACATCAGGAACCCGACGATCGCCGTGGAGATCAGTGGGATCACCACCACCGGCATGATCCCGCGCACCGCCGCCGGGATCTTCACCTTCTGGATCGCCAGCACCACACCACCGGCGATCAGACCGGCGGCGAGACCGCCGAGGAAGCCCGCGTTGATGGTGGAGGCGATCATGCCGCCGACGAACCCGGGCACCAGACCGGGCCGGTCCGCCATGCCGTAGGCGATGTAGCCGGCCAGGACCGGGACCAGGAAGCCGAAGGCCACGGCGCCGATCTGGAACATCAGCGCGGCCCAACTGTCGGTCTGCGTCCACACGAAGTGCTGCATGACCGACGGAGCGGACTTGATCTCGTAGCCGCCGATCGCGAAGCCGAGGGCGATCAGCAGACCGCCCGCCGCGACGAACGGGACCATGTAACTCACGCCGGACATCAGCCACTTGCGGAGCATGGAGCCGTAGCCCTCGCCCGCCTCGCCGCCGCGCTCGACCGGCGTCGGCGCGGTTCCGCCGCTGACCTCGCCGCGCTCCGCCTTGCCGCGGACCTCGGTGATCAGTTCGGCGGGACGGTTGATGCCCGCTTTCACACCGACGTCGACGGTCGGCTTGCCGGCGAAGCGGTCCTTCTCCCGTACGGGTACGTCGTGGGCGAAGATCACGGCGTCGGCCGCCGCGATCACCGCCGGGTCGAGCCGGCTGAAACCGGCCGAGCCCTGCGGCTCCACGACGAGTTCGACGCCCGCCGCGCGACCGGCGTTCTCCAGTGCCTCGGCCGCCATGTAGGTGTGCGCGATACCGGTCGGGCAGGAGGTGACGGCGACGATACGGAACGGCTGCGCGGCCGCGCCCGAGTCGGCGCCGGCGCCCTTGTCCGCCGTAGAGGCGGCTGCCGGGGAACCGGCTGTCGGGGAGCTGCCCGCCGCGGCGCCGGTGGAGGCCGCCACCGGCGTCGCGGCGGAGTTTTCGGGGGTGCTCGGGGCGGGGGTCTCGTCCCCGCGGATCAGGGCCGCCGCGCTCTCCGCGTCGCCCACCGCGCGCAGGGCGGAGGTGAACTCGGCGTTCATGAGCTGCCGGGCCAGTGCGGAGAGGATCGTCAGGTGGGCGTCGTCGGCGCCGGCGGGCGCGGCGATCAGGAAGATCAGGTCGGCGGGGCCGTCGGGGGCGCCGAAGTCGACGCCCTCGGCGCTGCGCCCGAAGGCGAGCGACGGTTCGGTGACGTACTCGCTGCGGCAGTGCGGGATGCCGATGCCGCCGTCCAGGCCGGTCGGCATCTGCGCCTCGCGGGCGGCAACGTCGGCGAGGAAGCCGTCGAGGTCGGTGACCCGGCCCTGGGCGACCATGCGCTCGGCGAGGGCACGGGCCGCCGCCTCTTTGGTATCGGCGGACAGGTCGAGGTCGACCAGGTCCGCGGTGATCATCTCGCTCATCGCGGGCTCCTTCGCACGCGTATCGCCCGGGGACTGCCGTGGGCGGGGGTGGGGACGGGGGTGAAGCGGTGGGTCGCGGAGGGGGAGGAGGGGGTGGAAGCGGCGGCTAAGGGGAAGTGCCGCCGCCCTGTGGGCGGTTCGAGGGGTGCCTTGGATGCCGTGGAAACGTTCATGCGACCGGCTCCGTCAGTACGCGGTCCACCGGGACGTCCGCCGTGACCGTCACCGCGGACGGGTCGAGGTCCGCCGGGGTGGGCATCACGCTGCCGGGGAGCTGGACGGCCGCCGCGCCGTGGGCGACCGCCGAGGCCAGGGCCTCCGGGCCGTGGCCGCCGGCGATCAGGAAGCCGGCCAGCGAGGAGTCCCCCGCACCGACATTGCTGCGTACGACGTCGACGCGCGCGCTGCCGTACCAGGCGCCCGAGGCGTCCACCAGCAGTTGCCCGTCGGCGCCGAGGCTCGCGAGGACCGCGCCCGCGCCCAACTCCCGTAGTTCCTCGGCCGCCTTGACCGCGTCGCCGACGGTGGCCAGCGGGCGGGAGACGGCCTCCGCCAGCTCCTCGGCGTTGGGCTTGACGACGTCCGGGCGTTCGCGCAGGGCCTCGATGAGCGCGGGGCCGGAGGTGTCCAGGGCGATACGGACACCGGCCGCGTGCGCACGGGCGACCAACTCGGCGTACCAGGACGGCGCGAGGCCGCGCGGGAGACTGCCGCAACAGGCGATCCAGTCGGCGTCACGGGACTGACCGCGGACCGTCTCCAGGAGCAACTCCTGTTCGGCGGCGGTCAGTTCGGGGCCGGGGGCGTTGATCTTCGTGAGGACGCCGTCCGCCTCGGCGAGGGCGATGTTCGAGCGGGTGGCCCCTGCGACCGGGACCGGCGCGACCTCGATGCCCTGCGCGTCGAGCAGGTCCGCGACCAGCGCGCCCGGGGCGCCGCCGAGCGGCAGCACGGCGACCGTACGGCGGCCTGCGGCGGCGACCGCGCGGGAGACGTTGACGCCCTTGCCTCCCGGGTCCATGCGCTCGCCGGTGGCCCGTATGACCTCTCCGCGGTCCAGCGAGGGGACCTCGTAGGTGCGGTCCAGGGACGGGTTCGGGGTGACCGTGAGGATCATGCGCGCACTACTTCCATGCCGCCGCGCTCCATGGCGGTGGCGTCTTCTGGGCTCAGCCCGCTGTCGGAGATCAGGAGGTCCACGTCGCTCAGGGCGCCGAAGCGGGCGAAGTGCTCCTGGCCGTGCTTCGCGGAGTCGGCGAGCAGCACCACCCGGCGGGCGGCGGCCATCGCCGCGCGCTTCACCGCGGCCTCGGCGAGGTCGGGCGTGGTCAGCCCGTGCCCGGCGGAGAAGCCGTTGGCCGCGACGAACACGACGTCCGCGCGGATCTCGCCGTACGCCCGCAGCGCCCACGCGTCGACGGCGGCGCGCGTACGGTGCCGCACGCGCCCCCCGACGAGGTGGAGCTGCATGCCCGGGTGGTCCGCGAGACGGGCCGCGATGGGCAGGGAGTGGGTGACGACGGTGAGCTCGGCCTCCAGCGGGATGATGCCCGCGAGGCGGG from Streptomyces sp. NBC_01478 includes the following:
- a CDS encoding PTS fructose transporter subunit IIABC — translated: MSEMITADLVDLDLSADTKEAAARALAERMVAQGRVTDLDGFLADVAAREAQMPTGLDGGIGIPHCRSEYVTEPSLAFGRSAEGVDFGAPDGPADLIFLIAAPAGADDAHLTILSALARQLMNAEFTSALRAVGDAESAAALIRGDETPAPSTPENSAATPVAASTGAAAGSSPTAGSPAAASTADKGAGADSGAAAQPFRIVAVTSCPTGIAHTYMAAEALENAGRAAGVELVVEPQGSAGFSRLDPAVIAAADAVIFAHDVPVREKDRFAGKPTVDVGVKAGINRPAELITEVRGKAERGEVSGGTAPTPVERGGEAGEGYGSMLRKWLMSGVSYMVPFVAAGGLLIALGFAIGGYEIKSAPSVMQHFVWTQTDSWAALMFQIGAVAFGFLVPVLAGYIAYGMADRPGLVPGFVGGMIASTINAGFLGGLAAGLIAGGVVLAIQKVKIPAAVRGIMPVVVIPLISTAIVGFLMFVVIGKPIASAQKGMTDWLNGLSGSNAVLLGALLGLMMCFDLGGPVNKVAYTFATAGIAVSNPSDSAMKIMAAVMAAGMVPPLAMALATTVRGKLFTETERENGKAAWVLGASFISEGAIPFAAADPLRVIPSSMVGGAITGSLSMAFGATLRAPHGGIFVVPLIGHAFFYLIAIAVGMCVTAALVVVLKGMRKPAAGSTAPGAPEGISAPTADTKQPVAA
- the pfkB gene encoding 1-phosphofructokinase; this encodes MILTVTPNPSLDRTYEVPSLDRGEVIRATGERMDPGGKGVNVSRAVAAAGRRTVAVLPLGGAPGALVADLLDAQGIEVAPVPVAGATRSNIALAEADGVLTKINAPGPELTAAEQELLLETVRGQSRDADWIACCGSLPRGLAPSWYAELVARAHAAGVRIALDTSGPALIEALRERPDVVKPNAEELAEAVSRPLATVGDAVKAAEELRELGAGAVLASLGADGQLLVDASGAWYGSARVDVVRSNVGAGDSSLAGFLIAGGHGPEALASAVAHGAAAVQLPGSVMPTPADLDPSAVTVTADVPVDRVLTEPVA
- a CDS encoding DeoR/GlpR family DNA-binding transcription regulator, translating into MYAPERQQEILRLARDGGRVDVISLAEEFQVTAETIRRDLKALDRAGLVRRVHGGAIPAGRLDFEPDLAERESTAADEKDRIAKAALAELPIQGTVILDAGTTVARLAGIIPLEAELTVVTHSLPIAARLADHPGMQLHLVGGRVRHRTRAAVDAWALRAYGEIRADVVFVAANGFSAGHGLTTPDLAEAAVKRAAMAAARRVVLLADSAKHGQEHFARFGALSDVDLLISDSGLSPEDATAMERGGMEVVRA